TGTAAGGACATCTTCTTCCACCTTTATCATTTAATTTGAATTGATGCCTTTATTATAACAAACTTCCTTGCAAAAAAATACCCCGCCCAGTGAAATGGACGAGGTAGGTATGACTAGTTGCGCTCTGCAATACGAGCAGCTTTTCCGGAAAGGTTACGGATGTAGTACAATTTCGCACGACGTACTTTACCTTTGCGGAGTACTTCAATCTTTTGCACGCGAGGTGTGTGTACAGGGAAAGTACGTTCAACACCAACACCGTTTGAGATTTTACGAACAGTGTAAGTTTCGCTAATGCCTTGGCCGCGGCGTTTGATTA
This region of Suicoccus acidiformans genomic DNA includes:
- the rplS gene encoding 50S ribosomal protein L19, yielding MSINPIIDKITSAQLRDDIPEFRAGDTVRVHALIVEGERERVQLFEGLVIKRRGQGISETYTVRKISNGVGVERTFPVHTPRVQKIEVLRKGKVRRAKLYYIRNLSGKAARIAERN